The Canis lupus baileyi chromosome 29, mCanLup2.hap1, whole genome shotgun sequence genomic interval TGGTCTGTTGTCTCTTGTGCCGTGAGGGTGGGAGCCAGTTAACTTATTTCTCCATTGGTTACAGTCCTTTGGACCCACGAGCATAAGCCCCACTGGCTACCAGAGCCACGCAACTAGAGTTGtccacctgggccacagctgCAATAATTGGTATGCCAGAGGAAGCTATAAGCTCTTTTCTGGGAGACAGCAGTGGGCTGAagtgaagcagagggagaatggaAAGATGGTGCCAGCCATTTTCCATACCTGGAAATGCAAGGCCCCTAGGTGTGTGTTAAATTAGATGCCTGTGCCTCAGGCCATCACTTTAAGATAAGAAAATAAGGTTCTTTCACCGGAAATCTGAATGCTTCTGGATTGGCTGCTTCCATGCTGGTCCCGGGGTAAGTCCAAATGTGAGAGCCCTTTAAGAGCTGTTTTTCAGTTCACTCTAGCCTTGCCTTGTGGGTCTCCTGAATGTGAGTCctgttggttttcaaagccagatgttttgGGGACACATGTCTCAAGTCTTAAAAGTTGGAGTACCCAGTTTGGGGCTCAAAGTCTTTGCTCCTCAGAAAGAAGCTCCAGGTTATGGGTTCCCTCCTGAATGTGGGTTGCTGCACCAAGGGTAGGATTTATGGCAATTGTCTCCACTTCTCCTACCAGCTTCAGTgtgagtttttttcttatttgtgttaTCTATTGGAGTCACTCAGTGAGTTTctagttgttggttttttttttccccccagaggaAATTGTTTCATAGGTAGCTGTAGATTAGGTTTATGTGTGAAGAGGTGAATCCAGGATCTTCCTACATTGTCCTCTTAATCTGGTGTTCTCTTTTGTTATTACTATAATAGAAGCAGCCagcaatctttaaagaaatttagtAACATATGTATAAAGAGaacattttaggggcacctgggtggctcagtggttgaatgtctgtctttggctcagagtgtgatcctggggtcctgggattgagtcccacatcaggatctccgcagggagcctgcttctccctctgcctgcatctgcttctctgtgtctctcatgaataaataaaatcttaaaaaaagaacattataaaagatcttttatattttctatttactctttatttactcatttcttttctgCAGAACCAGGATTCTAAGATgtctatatatagatatgtgtgtaCTTAATGCAGAAACTTTTCACACCTTTAGAGCTCTTCAGATCTATTCTTGGAAGTCATGTGCCAttagttctgtgtgtgtgtgtgtgtgtgtgtgtgtgtgtctgaagcAGTCACAAGCTTACCCAGATTCAAGTAGAGGTGAAAAAGACCTCCATCTCTTCATGAGATTAGTGTTGAAGAATTTAtgggaaatgtttttaaactGCCTCATTGTTACTGAGTATCTATCTATCCAATAAATTTCTTACAGTGCAGGATTGCTGGAGACCAGCATTTACTTCTTCATGTTGTAACTTGTATCTGGGTTAATTAATCTATACTTTGCCTTCTGTTTTGTCAAaagaaatgtttacttttaaatcttgttttctgATGAATCATGAATCATAATTTCCTGTTTTGGTTTAATCAGTAAGTAAATCTCAAGTTGTTCttccagatttttccttttcttttcacagTATCTTATCCTTTTAGAAAATGTTCTATTATTGCTGTATAATCTAAATATTTAGTGGTATAAAACCATAACTTTCGATTTCTCTAATGATTTTGTCTGTTAGGAATTTGGGAAGGCTTACTTAGGGCTCTCATACAGTTTTGGTCAGATGTCATATGGGGCTTCAAGTCACCTGAAGGTTGCACTTGGCTGGACATCTACAATAACTCACTCACATGGCTGGTAGTTGATGCTGCCTGTCTGTTGGGAGCTCAGCTGAAGCTGTCAACTGGAGCATGTATATGCAGCTTGTCCATCATAGTGGCCTCAAGATAGACTTTTTACATGGCAGCTGGTTTTCTTCAGAGTATGTGTCTCAAGAGAATCATGCAGAAACTTTCACACCTTTAAAGAGCTCTTCAGACCTATTCTTGGAAATCATGTAGCATCAGTTGTTTTTTGTGCTTGAAGCAGTCACAACCCTACCCAAACTCAAGGGGAGGTGACAGACCCCCCCATCTCTTCATGAGTTAAGTGTTAAGGAACTTGTGTGCAGTATTTTTAAACTGCCTCATTGTTACTGAAGTatgctttacagaaaaaaaaaatgcagactgtAGATATTGAGCTTAGTGAATCTTGACAATTGTACAGACCCAAGCATCCACCACCTGAAATAAGGTATAGAGAATGTTTTCACTCTATAAAGTTGCTTTGTGCCATTTTCAGTCCTTACCCAGTTTCTTCCTCCCATAGTTGGCCACTAGCTGAATCTATTAGTTCTATTCTATTAATTAGTTTTTCCTGGTGTGTGTATGCgtgttctttcattcaacataaagCTTTGAGATTCTCCCATATTATTTCATgtatcatttgttattttttattgttgagtcatatttcattatatgaacaTACTATAATATACTACTTTATGTATTGTTGGATATTGGGTTTTGTCCAGTTTATGACTATTATGAATTGGGATGATATGAACATTCCTGTATACATCTTCAAATGGGATCAGGTATCTTTGGGGCCAATATTATATTACTATTCAAAGCCACAGTATTTCTAAAGCATTTCTGTGCCCAAAGACCTTTGATATAATTTACCTCTCTAGATGATAAAGATTTGCTATCAAGTGTTTTGGGATGAATATCTTCCCAGAGGTCTTGAATCCAATACAAGATTGATTTGGATATGTAAAGAGAAGACTTTGGATTCATAAGAGCTGATCTATTTAATGGTTCAacttacaaatttaaaatttatatgttatACACAGAACAATCTCCCAAGTATGCACTAGATTAATGGAGGTACTTTGGGAACTTAGGTCAAAATAAACTGACAAATTATGAAACATAtgtgataatgataataaacaagacatttatttttcatacttatTTGGGGGGAAAGGGAAAAGTCAGTTTGCCCTACCCAATGATGGTCTTTCTGAAAGAGTCTCCATTCATTCCATAGAATTGGATAGGTTGCTTGATCTGAGGATTTTGTACTTTTAATTCATAAAGAAAACTTCCTTTGAAGAGAGTGGTCAAAGGGTGAGTCTTTGTGAGCAGCTTCGCTGGTGCACGGCCAGACTCCCTCTTTGAGTGAAGCTTTTCCCACACTGGCCACACAGATAGGGTGTCTCTCCTGTGTGGATTTTGCCATGCAGGATACAATTGCCCCTGGTGTGGAAACTCTTCCTGCACTGTGTGCAGGCATAGGGTTTCAGGCCTGTGTGGACTCTGATGTGAACAATTAAGCTTCCTTTCTGACTGAAGGCTTTTCCACACTGATCACATCTATAGGGCTTTTCACCACTGTGAACTCTTCTATGAACAGCAAGGTTACTTTGATTTCTGAAGCTTCTCTGACAAATAgcacattcatagggtttctgtCCAGTGTGGAGTCTTTCATGAACGGCCAGACTACCTCGTTGACTAAAGCTTTTCCCACACTCCTTGCACTGATAGGGCTTTTCTCCTGTGTGTATTCGCTGATGTGTAACAAGATTGCCTTTGGCCCTGAAGCTTTTTCCACAATGGGTACACTCAAAGGGTTTTTGACCAGTGTGGATTCTCTCATGCAAGGTTAGACTACCTTTTTGCCTGAAGGATTTTCCACATTCCTGACACTCATAGACCCTCTGTCTCACTCCAGGTGAATCTTCCTGTAGTGTCTTAGAATCTGGGGATTTTTGTTCCAGCTTCTCTCTTCTGAAAGAATTCTGGAAATCCCAGCTTGAGGATCCTGTGGCCTCAGAGTGATCATATTTGTGGTGGGCTTCTGTCATCACATCTGGTAAAATGAGAGGGAAGTCATGTAAGATGCACCAATATGCTGAGAagaatagggaaaaaagaaacaatgctttgaatgcttattatgtgccagacattatACTATGAATTTTGCATAGATAATTTAATCCTGAAAACAATCCTATGAGAGTgctacagataaagaaatgaaagcatagggaggctgagtgaagtaagtcagtcggagaaggacaaacattatatgttctcattcatttggggaatataaacaatagtgaaagggaatataagggaaggtagaagaaatgtgtgggcaatatcagaaagggagacagaatataaagactgctaactctgggaaacgaactagggcggggggtgggagtgaatgggtgacgggcactgggggttattctgtatgttagtaaattgaacaccaataaaaaataaattaaaaaaaaaggggcagcccgggtggctcagcggtttagcgccgccttcagcccagggcctgatcctggagacccgggatcgagtcccacattgggcttcctgcgaggagcctgcttctccctctgcctgtgtctctctgcctctccttctctctgtgtctctcatgaataaataaataaataaataaataaataaataaataaataaataaaaaaaaaataaaaagaaagcataggGAGGTTGTCACAGATCTTGGAGCTAGCTAAGTGTAGAGTTGATATTGAATGCAGGCATGATCCACAGTAGTATTCTGCCTCTAAATTTAGTTTAATTTAGCCTCCCAAAGAATCTGGTAAGGTAGAcatgattatctccattttgtagataagaaaacaggctcagaaaaattaagaaaactacaTATTAAAGCCCCATACCCAAGTTTCATCTGACTCCAAACAGGTATGGATCCAGGTTGTGTAGGGctgaaagctttaaaattttgGAGGCATTACATTaagaaaaactgtaaaattaGATACTGGGGCCTGAAGAGACCAATACATGAGAAATCTATCTCTGCACCAATCTGTTGTCCTGACAAGTAAGCACCATGACATCAGAAAATATGTATCAGAATCTTTGATACATTACATCTGTTATCTCTAGTCCCAGTAACCCTGCAAGGTAGTTtattgtcccattttacagatgaagagccTGGAGCTCAAGGAAGTTAAATAGTTTGTCTGATATCTTAGATCAAAGTAGGAAAATTATAGAATCTGATCCAAGGAAATGTCCCCCTTAATATCCATGCTATTTCAGTCTACTAAGCTACAGTGGAACTGAAATCAATTTTGGCTTGGAAGttattctcaaatatttcctATGCAGGTGCCGACAGTGTTTTCCATACTGCTCTACATCTGAGTCTCTTACTGCACTTTATTATGGGTCCATTTATCACTATTAACAGTTTTCTTGGAGTCATCCTAGGAAGATTTCCTCCTTGTTCTCTTGCCTTACCCTTATTCAGTGATTGTGCGGAGATATAAAGctgcttattcatttttttcagagacTACCTCAAAACTACCTCCATATCAAGATCATTTTCTTGCTATTTCTAATGTTATTTCTAATTCTGGCTTGCAGGCCTTCCCTGTAGTCCCCAGGAATA includes:
- the LOC140621202 gene encoding uncharacterized protein isoform X2, coding for MFGFPTATLLDCHGRYAQNVAFFTYWCILHDFPLILPDVMTEAHHKYDHSEATGSSSWDFQNSFRREKLEQKSPDSKTLQEDSPGVRQRVYECQECGKSFRQKGSLTLHERIHTGQKPFECTHCGKSFRAKGNLVTHQRIHTGEKPYQCKECGKSFSQRGSLAVHERLHTGQKPYECAICQRSFRNQSNLAVHRRVHSGEKPYRCDQCGKAFSQKGSLIVHIRVHTGLKPYACTQCRKSFHTRGNCILHGKIHTGETPYLCGQCGKSFTQRGSLAVHQRSCSQRLTL
- the LOC140621202 gene encoding uncharacterized protein isoform X3, which gives rise to MFGFPTATLLDCHGRYAQNVAFFNVMTEAHHKYDHSEATGSSSWDFQNSFRREKLEQKSPDSKTLQEDSPGVRQRVYECQECGKSFRQKGSLTLHERIHTGQKPFECTHCGKSFRAKGNLVTHQRIHTGEKPYQCKECGKSFSQRGSLAVHERLHTGQKPYECAICQRSFRNQSNLAVHRRVHSGEKPYRCDQCGKAFSQKGSLIVHIRVHTGLKPYACTQCRKSFHTRGNCILHGKIHTGETPYLCGQCGKSFTQRGSLAVHQRSCSQRLTL
- the LOC140621202 gene encoding uncharacterized protein isoform X4; amino-acid sequence: MTEAHHKYDHSEATGSSSWDFQNSFRREKLEQKSPDSKTLQEDSPGVRQRVYECQECGKSFRQKGSLTLHERIHTGQKPFECTHCGKSFRAKGNLVTHQRIHTGEKPYQCKECGKSFSQRGSLAVHERLHTGQKPYECAICQRSFRNQSNLAVHRRVHSGEKPYRCDQCGKAFSQKGSLIVHIRVHTGLKPYACTQCRKSFHTRGNCILHGKIHTGETPYLCGQCGKSFTQRGSLAVHQRSCSQRLTL